In Pseudomonas rhizosphaerae, one DNA window encodes the following:
- a CDS encoding valine--tRNA ligase — protein sequence MDKTYQPHAIETSWYQTWEAENYFAPQGAGDSYTIMIPPPNVTGSLHMGHGFNNAIMDALIRFRRMQGRNTLWQPGTDHAGIATQMLVERQIEAQGLNRHDLGREKFLEKIWEWKDQSGGNISRQIRRLGSSVDWSRERFTMDDGLSEAVKEAFVRLHEDGLIYRGKRLVNWDTKLHTAISDLEVENHDEKGFLWNLKYPLADGAKTAEGNDFLIVATTRPETMLGDAAVAVNPNDERYQALIGKFVELPLVGRRIPIIADDYCDPEFGTGCVKITPAHDFNDYEVGKRHNLPLLNIFDKNASVLASAQVFNLDGTLNDSVDGTLPGEYAGLDRFEARKQIVAAFDAAGLLVSVDDHALKVPKGDRSGTVIEPWLTDQWYVSTKPLAEPAIAAVEDGRIAFVPKQYENMYFSWMRDIQDWCISRQLWWGHRIPAWYDESGKVYVGRSEEEVRSKHGLGADVVLNQDNDVLDTWFSSGLWTFSTLGWPEQTEFLKKFHSTDVLVTGFDIIFFWVARMIMLTMHLVKDENGTPQVPFKTVYVHGLVRDGQGQKMSKSKGNVLDPLDIIDGIELEALVEKRTSGMMQPKLAKKIEKQTRDEFEGGIASYGTDALRFTFCSLASTGRDIKFDMGRVEGYRNFCNKIWNAARYVLDKGEDCGQNGEAYELSLADRWIISQLQRTEAEVTRHLDQFRFDLAAQALYEFIWNQYCDWYLELSKPVLWDENAPVERQRGTRRTLVRVLEVALRLAHPFMPFITEEIWQRLAPLAGVQGKTIMLQPWPVANESRIDTAAEDDIEWLKGLMLGVRNIRGEMNIGPGKPLALFLKNTGSQDQRRLQENDALLKKLAKLESITVLDDGQEAPLSATALVGEMEVLVPMAGLIDKDAELARLDKEIQRLHGEVARVGGKLSNAAFVDKAPPAVIDKERAKLTEAEQALAKLAEQHARIASL from the coding sequence ATGGATAAGACCTACCAGCCGCACGCTATCGAAACTTCCTGGTACCAGACCTGGGAGGCCGAGAACTATTTCGCCCCGCAAGGTGCCGGCGACTCCTACACCATCATGATTCCGCCGCCGAACGTTACCGGCAGCCTGCACATGGGCCACGGCTTCAACAACGCGATCATGGACGCCCTGATCCGTTTCCGCCGCATGCAGGGTCGCAACACCCTGTGGCAGCCGGGTACCGACCACGCCGGTATCGCCACGCAGATGCTGGTCGAGCGCCAGATCGAAGCTCAGGGCCTGAATCGCCATGACCTGGGCCGGGAAAAATTCCTGGAAAAGATCTGGGAATGGAAAGACCAGTCCGGTGGCAACATCAGCCGCCAGATCCGTCGCCTGGGTTCGTCGGTCGACTGGAGCCGTGAGCGTTTCACCATGGATGACGGCCTGTCCGAAGCGGTCAAGGAAGCCTTCGTGCGCCTGCACGAAGACGGCCTGATCTACCGCGGCAAGCGCCTGGTCAACTGGGACACCAAGCTGCACACGGCCATCTCCGACCTGGAAGTGGAAAACCACGACGAAAAGGGTTTCCTCTGGAACCTCAAGTACCCGCTGGCAGACGGCGCGAAAACCGCCGAAGGCAACGACTTCCTGATCGTCGCCACCACGCGTCCGGAAACCATGCTCGGCGACGCCGCCGTCGCGGTGAACCCGAACGACGAGCGCTACCAGGCACTGATCGGCAAGTTCGTCGAACTGCCCTTGGTGGGCCGTCGCATTCCGATCATCGCCGATGACTACTGCGACCCCGAGTTCGGCACCGGCTGCGTGAAGATCACCCCGGCCCATGATTTCAACGACTACGAAGTCGGCAAGCGTCATAACCTGCCGTTGCTCAACATCTTCGACAAGAATGCCAGCGTCCTGGCCAGCGCTCAGGTGTTCAACCTCGACGGCACGCTGAACGACAGCGTGGACGGCACCTTGCCTGGCGAATACGCCGGCCTGGACCGCTTCGAAGCGCGCAAACAGATCGTCGCCGCGTTCGACGCCGCCGGCCTGCTGGTCAGCGTCGATGACCACGCGTTGAAAGTGCCGAAGGGCGATCGCTCCGGCACCGTCATCGAGCCCTGGTTGACCGACCAGTGGTACGTGTCCACCAAGCCACTGGCCGAGCCGGCCATTGCCGCCGTGGAAGACGGCCGCATCGCCTTCGTGCCCAAGCAGTACGAAAACATGTACTTCTCCTGGATGCGCGATATCCAGGACTGGTGCATCAGCCGCCAGCTCTGGTGGGGCCACCGCATTCCGGCCTGGTACGACGAGTCCGGCAAGGTCTACGTCGGCCGCAGCGAAGAAGAAGTGCGCAGCAAGCACGGCCTGGGCGCCGATGTGGTGCTCAACCAGGACAACGACGTGCTGGACACCTGGTTCAGTTCGGGCCTGTGGACCTTCTCCACCCTGGGCTGGCCGGAACAGACCGAGTTCCTGAAGAAATTCCACAGCACCGACGTGCTGGTCACCGGCTTCGACATCATCTTCTTCTGGGTCGCCCGGATGATCATGCTGACCATGCACCTGGTCAAGGACGAGAACGGTACGCCGCAGGTACCGTTCAAGACGGTCTACGTGCATGGCCTGGTGCGTGATGGCCAGGGCCAGAAGATGTCCAAGTCCAAGGGCAACGTGCTGGACCCGCTGGACATCATCGACGGGATCGAACTCGAAGCCCTGGTCGAAAAACGCACCAGCGGCATGATGCAGCCCAAGCTTGCGAAGAAGATCGAGAAGCAGACCCGCGACGAGTTCGAAGGCGGCATCGCCAGCTACGGCACCGACGCCCTGCGCTTCACCTTCTGCTCGCTGGCGTCCACCGGCCGCGACATCAAGTTCGACATGGGCCGCGTCGAGGGCTATCGCAATTTCTGCAACAAGATCTGGAACGCCGCTCGCTATGTGCTCGACAAGGGCGAGGACTGCGGCCAGAACGGCGAGGCCTATGAGCTTTCGCTGGCTGATCGCTGGATCATCTCGCAACTGCAGCGCACCGAAGCCGAGGTGACCCGTCACCTGGACCAGTTCCGTTTCGACCTGGCCGCCCAGGCGCTCTACGAGTTCATCTGGAACCAGTATTGCGACTGGTACCTGGAGCTGTCCAAGCCGGTGCTGTGGGACGAGAACGCTCCGGTGGAGCGCCAGCGCGGTACCCGTCGCACCCTGGTGCGCGTGCTGGAAGTGGCGTTGCGCCTGGCGCATCCGTTCATGCCGTTCATCACCGAAGAAATCTGGCAGCGCCTGGCGCCGCTCGCCGGTGTGCAGGGCAAGACGATCATGCTGCAGCCTTGGCCGGTGGCCAACGAAAGCCGCATCGATACCGCAGCCGAAGACGACATCGAATGGCTCAAGGGCCTGATGCTGGGCGTGCGCAACATTCGTGGCGAGATGAACATCGGTCCGGGCAAGCCGCTGGCGTTGTTCCTCAAGAACACCGGCAGCCAGGATCAGCGTCGTCTGCAGGAAAACGATGCCTTGCTCAAGAAGCTCGCCAAGCTGGAGTCCATCACCGTGCTGGACGATGGCCAGGAAGCGCCGCTGAGCGCTACTGCGCTGGTCGGTGAAATGGAAGTGCTGGTGCCGATGGCCGGGCTGATCGACAAGGACGCCGAACTGGCTCGCCTTGACAAGGAAATCCAGCGCTTGCACGGTGAAGTTGCACGGGTGGGCGGCAAGCTGTCCAACGCCGCCTTCGTCGACAAGGCACCACCTGCCGTCATCGACAAAGAGCGCGCCAAACTGACCGAAGCCGAGCAGGCGCTGGCCAAGCTGGCCGAACAGCACGCGCGGATCGCCAGTCTGTAA
- a CDS encoding DNA polymerase III subunit chi, which produces MPQVDFYILPTPLPAARLDFACKLGEKAWRLGHRVYVHCTDAAQRAELDARLWSFKGESFVPHSLAEEEPHAPVTLGIAAQAEGHDDLLINLALSVPSFAGQFARIAEIVVEDPAIRQAARESFRFYREQGYPLQDHRLSRL; this is translated from the coding sequence ATGCCCCAAGTCGACTTCTACATACTTCCCACTCCCCTGCCCGCCGCACGCCTGGACTTCGCCTGCAAATTGGGCGAAAAAGCGTGGCGCCTGGGCCATCGGGTGTACGTTCACTGCACCGACGCTGCCCAGCGCGCCGAGCTGGACGCGCGCCTGTGGAGTTTCAAGGGTGAAAGCTTCGTCCCCCACAGCCTTGCGGAGGAAGAGCCGCATGCGCCGGTCACGCTGGGCATCGCTGCGCAGGCCGAAGGCCACGACGATCTACTGATCAACTTGGCTTTAAGCGTGCCAAGCTTCGCCGGACAGTTCGCCCGTATCGCTGAAATAGTGGTAGAAGACCCCGCTATTCGTCAGGCCGCCCGGGAGAGTTTTCGCTTCTACCGTGAACAAGGCTATCCTTTGCAAGACCACCGCTTATCGCGACTTTGA
- a CDS encoding leucyl aminopeptidase, whose amino-acid sequence MELVVKSVAAESVKTATLVIAIGEERALGAIASKIDGLSGGLISAALKRGDIVGRAGQTLLLPGVPALKAERLLLVGSGKDEELADRPWRKLASAAYGVLKNLGGSDAVFAFDELTVKGRDAYGRTRLLAETLLDGEYVFDRFKSKKADPRALQKITLLTGKSSQADVERAVTHAKAIASGMSFTKDLGNLPPNLCHPSFLAEAAKSLSKAHKNLKVEIHDEKKLKELGMGAFLAVAQGSAQPPRLIVLNYQGAKKSEQPYVLVGKGITFDTGGISIKPAAGMDEMKYDMCGAASVFGTLRAVLELELPINLVCLMACAENMPSDRATRPGDIVETMSGQTVEILNTDAEGRLVLCDALTYAERFNPRAVIDIATLTGACVVALGGHTTGLMSNNEALVGQLLEAGKQADDRCWQLPLFEEYQEQLDSPFADIANIGGPKGGAITAGCFLSRFTKAYEWAHLDIAGTAWVSGGKDKGATGRPVPLLTQYLLDRAGV is encoded by the coding sequence ATGGAATTGGTTGTAAAGAGCGTTGCTGCCGAATCAGTTAAAACCGCGACCCTGGTCATCGCCATTGGCGAAGAGCGCGCCCTGGGCGCCATTGCCAGCAAGATCGACGGTCTGAGCGGCGGCTTGATCAGCGCTGCGCTCAAGCGTGGCGACATCGTCGGGCGTGCCGGCCAGACCCTGTTGCTGCCGGGCGTGCCCGCGCTCAAGGCCGAGCGTCTGCTGCTGGTGGGCAGCGGCAAGGACGAAGAGCTGGCTGACCGCCCATGGCGCAAACTGGCCAGCGCTGCCTATGGCGTGCTGAAGAACCTGGGCGGCAGCGATGCCGTATTCGCTTTCGACGAGCTGACCGTCAAGGGTCGTGACGCCTACGGCCGAACCCGCCTGCTGGCAGAGACCCTGCTCGATGGCGAGTACGTGTTCGACCGCTTCAAGAGCAAGAAAGCCGATCCGCGTGCCCTGCAGAAAATCACCCTACTGACCGGGAAATCCAGCCAGGCCGACGTCGAGCGCGCCGTGACCCATGCCAAGGCCATCGCCAGCGGCATGAGCTTCACCAAGGACCTGGGCAATCTGCCGCCCAACCTGTGCCACCCCAGCTTCCTGGCCGAAGCCGCCAAGAGCCTGAGCAAGGCGCACAAGAACCTCAAGGTCGAGATCCACGACGAGAAGAAGCTCAAGGAACTGGGCATGGGCGCGTTCCTGGCCGTCGCTCAGGGCAGCGCACAGCCGCCACGCCTGATCGTGCTCAACTATCAGGGCGCGAAGAAATCCGAGCAGCCGTACGTGCTGGTCGGCAAGGGCATCACCTTCGACACCGGCGGCATCAGCATCAAGCCGGCCGCCGGCATGGACGAGATGAAGTACGACATGTGTGGCGCAGCCAGTGTGTTCGGTACGCTGCGCGCCGTGCTGGAGCTGGAATTGCCGATCAACCTGGTGTGCCTGATGGCCTGCGCCGAGAACATGCCCAGTGACCGCGCGACTCGCCCTGGCGACATTGTCGAGACCATGAGCGGGCAGACCGTGGAGATCCTCAACACCGACGCCGAAGGCCGTCTGGTGCTGTGCGATGCCCTGACCTACGCCGAGCGTTTCAACCCGCGCGCGGTGATCGACATCGCCACCCTGACCGGTGCCTGCGTCGTTGCCCTGGGTGGCCATACCACCGGCCTGATGAGCAACAACGAAGCCCTGGTCGGCCAGTTGCTGGAAGCAGGCAAGCAGGCGGACGACCGCTGCTGGCAGCTGCCGCTGTTCGAAGAGTACCAAGAGCAACTGGACAGCCCGTTCGCCGACATCGCCAACATCGGTGGGCCGAAGGGCGGCGCCATCACTGCCGGCTGCTTCCTGTCCCGCTTCACCAAAGCCTATGAGTGGGCGCATCTGGACATCGCCGGTACGGCGTGGGTCAGCGGCGGCAAGGACAAGGGCGCCACCGGTCGTCCGGTGCCTCTGCTCACCCAGTACCTGCTGGATCGCGCCGGGGTGTAA
- the lptF gene encoding LPS export ABC transporter permease LptF — protein sequence MIVFRYLSREVMITMSAVSAVLLVIIMSGRFIKYLAQAASGILDPGVLFMIMGFRLPGFLQLILPLGLFLGILLAYGRLYLESEMTVLSATGMSQQRLLAITMAPATLVALLVAWLSLSLAPQGVAQVATIINQQDAMTEFDTLVPGRFQALRDGTRVTYTQSLSENRVDLSGVFISEKRMSQDKAKDRGISVLVAEKGRQEVRADGNRYLILENGFRYDGNPGEANYRAIQYDTYGVLLPKPDVSSDITDREAIPTGELWGSNDPRPRAELQWRLSLPILVFIVTLMAVPLSRVNPRQGRFLKLLPAILLYMAYLTLLIAARSAMEKGRLPAALGMWWVHVLFLAIGLLLMYWEPMKLARASRRAKGVTHG from the coding sequence TTGATCGTTTTCCGTTATCTGTCCCGTGAGGTCATGATCACAATGAGCGCCGTGAGTGCGGTGCTCCTGGTGATCATCATGAGCGGGCGCTTCATCAAGTACCTGGCTCAGGCGGCGTCCGGGATCCTCGACCCTGGCGTGCTGTTCATGATCATGGGCTTTCGCCTGCCCGGCTTTCTGCAACTGATCCTGCCACTGGGCCTGTTCCTGGGCATCCTGCTGGCGTACGGGCGCCTGTACCTGGAAAGCGAGATGACCGTGCTTTCCGCCACCGGCATGAGCCAGCAGCGCCTGTTGGCGATCACCATGGCGCCGGCGACGCTGGTCGCCCTGTTGGTGGCGTGGCTGAGCCTGAGCCTCGCCCCGCAAGGCGTTGCCCAGGTTGCCACCATCATCAACCAGCAGGATGCCATGACCGAATTCGACACCCTGGTGCCGGGTCGCTTCCAGGCGCTGCGTGACGGCACGCGGGTCACCTACACGCAAAGCCTTTCGGAAAACCGCGTCGACCTAAGCGGTGTGTTCATTTCAGAGAAGCGCATGTCCCAGGACAAGGCCAAGGATCGTGGCATTTCCGTATTGGTGGCCGAAAAGGGCCGTCAGGAAGTGCGCGCCGATGGCAACCGCTACCTTATTCTGGAAAACGGTTTCCGCTACGACGGCAATCCGGGCGAAGCGAACTACCGCGCCATTCAATACGATACCTACGGCGTGCTCCTGCCCAAACCGGACGTGAGTAGCGACATCACCGATCGCGAAGCCATTCCCACTGGCGAGCTGTGGGGCAGCAACGACCCGCGACCGCGCGCCGAGCTGCAGTGGCGATTGTCACTGCCGATACTGGTATTCATCGTGACCCTGATGGCGGTGCCGCTGTCGCGGGTCAATCCGCGCCAGGGCCGCTTCCTCAAACTGCTGCCGGCGATCCTCCTGTACATGGCTTACCTGACCCTGCTCATCGCCGCGCGCAGCGCCATGGAAAAAGGCCGCCTGCCTGCGGCGCTCGGCATGTGGTGGGTGCACGTGCTGTTCCTGGCCATCGGCCTGCTGCTGATGTACTGGGAGCCCATGAAGCTGGCCCGTGCCAGCCGCCGTGCCAAGGGGGTGACCCATGGTTAA
- the lptG gene encoding LPS export ABC transporter permease LptG, which yields MVKLDRYIGKSVAVAILAVLGIILGLASLFAFIDEMGDISDSYTLLDAGKYVALTAPRRVYDMLPMAALIGCLIGLGSLASSSELTIMRAAGVSVGRIVWAVMKPMLVLMVVGVLVGEYVAPPAENKAQAERSLALGSGDAQSGKHGMWHRQGDEFIHINTVQPHGLLYGVTRYRFDDQRHMLSASFARKAQYDNDHWQLSEVTTTLFHADRSEVVKAAEERWDVSLTPQLLSTVIVAPEALSISGLWGYIHYLADQGLNNGQYWLAFWVKVLQPLVTAALVLMAISFIFGPLRSVTLGQRVFTGVLVGFVFRIAQDLLGPSSLVFGFPPLLAVVLPAAVCAIAGLWLLRRAG from the coding sequence ATGGTTAAGCTCGATCGCTACATCGGCAAGAGCGTTGCAGTGGCCATCCTCGCGGTACTGGGGATCATCCTCGGCCTGGCCTCGCTGTTTGCCTTCATCGACGAAATGGGCGATATCAGCGACAGCTATACCCTGCTCGATGCCGGCAAGTACGTAGCCTTGACCGCCCCTCGGCGGGTCTACGACATGTTGCCGATGGCGGCCCTGATCGGCTGTCTGATCGGCCTCGGCAGCCTGGCCAGCAGCAGCGAGCTGACCATCATGCGCGCTGCCGGCGTGTCGGTGGGGCGCATCGTCTGGGCCGTGATGAAACCGATGCTGGTGTTGATGGTGGTCGGCGTGCTGGTGGGTGAATACGTTGCCCCACCCGCCGAAAACAAGGCTCAGGCCGAGCGTTCGCTGGCTTTGGGCAGTGGCGATGCGCAGAGCGGCAAGCACGGCATGTGGCACCGTCAGGGTGACGAGTTCATCCACATCAACACCGTGCAACCCCACGGTCTGCTTTATGGAGTCACGCGCTACCGCTTCGATGACCAGCGTCACATGCTCAGCGCCAGCTTTGCCCGCAAGGCGCAATACGACAACGATCATTGGCAGTTGAGCGAGGTCACCACCACGCTGTTTCACGCCGATCGCAGCGAAGTGGTCAAGGCCGCCGAAGAGCGCTGGGATGTGTCCCTGACCCCGCAGTTGCTCAGCACGGTCATCGTGGCACCTGAAGCGTTGTCCATCTCCGGGCTGTGGGGTTACATCCACTACCTGGCCGACCAGGGCCTCAATAACGGTCAGTACTGGCTGGCGTTCTGGGTGAAGGTCTTGCAGCCGCTGGTCACGGCAGCCCTGGTGTTGATGGCTATCTCCTTCATCTTCGGCCCGCTGCGCTCGGTGACCTTGGGGCAGCGGGTGTTCACCGGCGTGCTGGTGGGCTTCGTGTTCCGCATCGCCCAGGACCTGCTCGGGCCATCGAGCCTGGTGTTCGGCTTTCCGCCACTGCTGGCAGTGGTACTGCCCGCAGCCGTCTGCGCGATAGCCGGGCTGTGGCTGTTGCGACGCGCTGGTTAG
- a CDS encoding RDD family protein has protein sequence MALDALNNLLQPVPASLARRLAAAAYDLILLVALLMVATALYKLSQLIWYGEARLRALSEAGALDQDPWLSLLLACLSFTFFAHFWTRAGQTLGMQAWSIRVQNVDGSEVSLGQALLRFMLAILSWLCLGMGWWWMLFDRRKRTWHDLGSRSQVVRTGQ, from the coding sequence ATGGCGCTTGATGCCCTGAACAACCTGCTGCAACCAGTGCCGGCGAGCCTGGCGCGTCGCCTGGCTGCGGCCGCCTACGACCTGATTCTGTTGGTGGCCCTGCTGATGGTCGCCACCGCGCTGTATAAGCTGAGCCAGCTGATTTGGTACGGGGAAGCGCGCCTGCGAGCCCTGTCCGAAGCGGGTGCCCTGGATCAGGATCCTTGGCTTTCACTGCTGCTGGCGTGTCTATCGTTCACCTTTTTTGCCCACTTCTGGACCCGTGCCGGACAGACCCTGGGCATGCAAGCCTGGAGCATCCGCGTGCAGAACGTCGACGGTTCCGAGGTCAGCCTGGGCCAGGCGCTGCTGCGGTTCATGCTGGCAATACTGTCCTGGCTGTGCCTGGGGATGGGTTGGTGGTGGATGCTGTTCGACCGGCGCAAGCGCACCTGGCACGATCTGGGATCGCGCAGCCAGGTGGTGCGGACTGGCCAATAA
- a CDS encoding cold-shock protein, which produces MSTRQSGTVKWFNDEKGFGFITPESGPDLFVHFRAIQGNGFKSLKEGQKVTFVSVQGQKGLQADEVQAEA; this is translated from the coding sequence ATGTCGACTCGTCAAAGCGGTACCGTCAAGTGGTTCAACGACGAAAAAGGTTTCGGTTTCATTACGCCTGAAAGCGGTCCAGACCTGTTCGTTCACTTCCGTGCCATTCAAGGCAACGGCTTCAAGAGCCTGAAGGAAGGCCAGAAGGTCACCTTCGTGTCCGTGCAGGGCCAGAAAGGCCTGCAGGCTGACGAGGTTCAAGCCGAGGCTTGA
- the gcvT gene encoding glycine cleavage system aminomethyltransferase GcvT has translation MSDTLLQKTPLHALHLELGARMVPFAGYDMPVQYPLGVMKEHRHTRAQAGLFDVSHMGQIRLTGAEAAKALETLVPVDIIDLPVGMQRYAMFTNEQGGILDDLMVANLGHDTLMLVVNAACKDQDLAHLQKHLSGHCQIEPLFDSRALLALQGPAAVTVLARLAPEVADMTFMQFATVKLLGVECYVSRSGYTGEDGFEISVPNADAQALARALLAEPEVEPIGLGARDSLRLEAGLCLYGHDMGSDTSPVEASLLWAISKSRRADGARAGGFPGAEVIFAQQREGVAHKRVGLLPQERTPVREGAQIIDAQGVEVGRVCSGGFGPTLDAPVAMGYVDANAAALDSPLHAIVRGKPVLMKVAKMPFVAQRYYRG, from the coding sequence ATGTCTGACACCCTTCTGCAAAAAACACCGTTGCACGCACTTCATCTGGAACTGGGTGCGCGCATGGTGCCCTTCGCCGGCTACGACATGCCGGTGCAATACCCGCTGGGCGTGATGAAGGAGCACCGCCACACGCGTGCCCAGGCCGGGCTGTTCGACGTGTCGCACATGGGCCAGATTCGCCTGACCGGCGCAGAGGCTGCCAAGGCGCTGGAGACACTGGTACCGGTGGACATCATCGACCTGCCGGTGGGCATGCAGCGCTACGCCATGTTCACCAATGAGCAGGGTGGCATTCTCGACGACCTGATGGTGGCCAATCTGGGCCATGACACTTTGATGTTGGTGGTCAACGCCGCATGCAAGGATCAGGATCTGGCTCACCTGCAAAAGCATCTGAGTGGCCACTGCCAGATCGAACCCCTGTTCGATTCAAGGGCGCTGCTCGCGCTGCAAGGCCCGGCGGCGGTCACGGTGCTGGCGCGCCTGGCGCCTGAAGTAGCCGACATGACGTTCATGCAATTCGCCACCGTGAAGCTGCTGGGCGTGGAATGCTACGTCAGTCGCTCCGGCTATACCGGCGAAGACGGTTTCGAGATTTCCGTACCGAACGCCGATGCACAAGCGCTTGCGCGTGCCTTGTTGGCCGAGCCCGAAGTCGAACCAATCGGTCTGGGTGCGCGTGATTCGCTGCGACTCGAAGCAGGCCTGTGCCTGTATGGCCATGACATGGGCAGCGATACATCGCCCGTTGAGGCCAGTTTGCTCTGGGCTATCTCCAAGTCACGCCGCGCCGACGGTGCGCGTGCTGGCGGCTTCCCGGGCGCCGAGGTCATCTTTGCCCAGCAACGCGAAGGCGTTGCGCACAAGCGCGTCGGTCTGCTGCCCCAAGAGCGCACCCCCGTGCGTGAAGGCGCGCAGATCATCGATGCCCAAGGGGTGGAAGTCGGTCGCGTATGCAGTGGCGGTTTCGGCCCTACATTGGACGCACCGGTTGCCATGGGCTATGTAGACGCCAATGCTGCCGCTCTGGATAGCCCATTGCATGCCATCGTGCGCGGCAAACCCGTGCTCATGAAAGTTGCCAAGATGCCGTTCGTAGCGCAACGCTATTACCGCGGGTGA